gcgcgcgcgcgcgccccGGGTACTGAAGCCGCACGCCCCGGAGCTCTCTCCCCACCGAACGCGAAGTCGGCGTGCGCCCCGTCTCGGAGCCCTGCACACCCCGCCCCGTGGCGTCCGCCCTGCGCTCCTCCCGTGCGCTGCGGCGGCAGCGGGGCTCCGCGACGCCCCGCCGCGGCCGGGGGGATCCGCACTCTCGGCTCCGGCGCCCGGGCCGCGTCGCTCCCCTGGGACCCCGTCCGAGCGCCAGCACGGCGCCCGCGGCGAGCAGAAGGAAGCGACGCCGAGACCCGGCGGGGCCTCCAGGGGCCTCGCGCCCCCGCCCGGACACCGGCCCACCCCTCGTGACGTCCTTCCGTGCCGCGATGCGGGGCGCGGGAGACCCGGGGCGGGCCGGCCGGCCGGAGTGCACCCTCCCCGCGAGCCCGCCGCGCCCGGGGCGGAGAGTGAGCAGCGGGCGCCGGCCcggcccgccccccccccccccccggccccccggCCCCTCGGCAGGTGAGCCGGCCGCGCTCCCCGGGCAGCAGGGGGCGCTCGTGCGCCGGGTTCCCGCGAGCGCGCCCGCCCTCCCCGCtgcgggccgggcggggcggggccgagggctgggggcggggctgggtaGGATGGGCGGGGCcgagggctgggggcggggctgggtaGGATGGGCGGGGCCGAGGGCTAGGGGCGGGACCGGCCATGGTGGGCGGGGCCGGCCGTGGGCGGGGCGGGCCGGACGGGGAGCGCGCCGGCGGGCGGGGGCCAGTGCTGGGCCGCCCGGCCAGGGCGCGGCATGGGGCGGGTGCAGCTCTTCGAGGTCCGCCTGAGGCACGGCCGCGTCGTCTACAGCCCGGGGGAGCCGCTGGCGGGGGCCGTGCGCGTGCGCCTGGGGGCGGCGCTGCCCTTCCGAGGTGGGCGCGGGGTCCCAGCGGGGGAGGGCCGGTGGGGCGCGCTCAGGTGGCCGGGCCCGCACCTGCGGCGGGGCCGGGGCTCCCGGAAGCAGCTGCTGGTGGCCGCCGGCCGCCCTTTTCTGCCCCTGCTCCGGCCGGGGGCGCATGGGCTCCGCTCGGCCCCGCCGACTGCGGGCGGGTCGGGGTGGGGCAGGCCGGGCGGCGCAGACCCGCCGCGGGGAGGCAGGCGGCGGTCGGGGCGGAGCGGGAGGCCCGGCTAGCCCAGTCCTTCCGCATCTGcccttcctgccctctctgcctcGCGGCGGTCGGAGCCGGGAGCGAGGGCTTAGATCTTTCCCACCTGCTGAAGACCCCTCTGACCTGGACACTCGCGCGCCTCCGACCTTCCCTGTCGGTCCAGAATCCGCTGCGCCCCGCGCCtgctaggtccccacctgggGCCTGGCCCACGCCGGGCTTTCTCTGTCACACACCCAGGCTCCTGGCCAGGCCCTCGCTCTTCACAGACAGTCCGCCGAGAGTGCTGGTCCCCAGTAGAGCCCACCGGGCACCTGCTTACTAAACCCAGCCTAAGCTCGTCCTCGCCGCCCTGGCCCAGCGGACATTTAGGAGCTGAACCTGAGCCTCCTCTGGCTCAGTCCCTCTGCTGGTGCAGACATCTGGGACTTCGGGATTGGGGATCGGGTTGCTGGCAGCTCTTGCTAGGGCTCTCCGCAGGTGCTGGCCTCATCTGCCCACTGAGATGTGAACAGGGATCTGGACGGGACTTCACGGCCCGGCGCACAAGAAGGGTGGGCAAAGTGCAGCCCAGGGCCTCTCTGCTTGATCACTGGCTCCAGGTTTGAGGTTGTATGGCACGTCCCTTCTGGGGCGCTTCTCCACCTTGGGGTGCTTGGCCCTTACCACAGCTGCCGTCCCGGCTTCCCTCTGGACCgggcccctcctggcccctgcGTATTTCATGGCTCAGTGCTTTTGGTGCCCACTGAGGACTGAGGGCCACTGTCCTCCTCTCTGGGTAGCCTCTGCCTTGTCCGGGATGGGTCTCACCCCCGACCTTGCCACTGTTTGAGACTGCAGGGGTCTAGGAAGAAGCTGAGTGTAGGTGCCTCTTGTCAGGCGTCTGGCCTTGTGGAGCCTTCTCCCGGTAACTCTGTCAcctcctttcctgtctccctAGTTGGCGTTGGGTGGGGGTAGGTGCAGCTGTGGCAGGGTGCATGGCAGGGCAGTGCAGCTGTTCTATGGGGCACGAGCCAGAGCTGAGAGGTGACCTGATGCTAGAAGGCTCCTGGCTGAGGGGAGAGCGAGATGCAGGGGCACAGGAAGGAGGGGCAGGCTCGTGGCTGGTGGGACAAACAGCCGTGACAGAGACCCCACATAAGGCTCACCACCTGGCTCATCTTCCCTGTTGCCCTGCTGTAGCTGGGACCCAGGGTGAGCAGGCCACTGCTGACCACAGTGAAGGGATGGCCCAAGCTGTGTGTAACTGGCCTGGGCAGAGCTCCCCGGCCTCCATGTGGCAGATGGGATATAGATGCATGGATAGCTGGGCCATAGGAGACCAAGGGAGCCCCCGCTATGGTCCCAACTATAAGAGTGCTAGCCGGGACCCTGAGTAGGGGAGGAGAGGGTGCCGTGGGCTGGGGAGCAGATGGACGACCAGCTGGGCCAGAGAGGGTGTTATTCAGGTTGCCTCCAGGGGTAGAGGGGATGTGGGTGCTGGGGCCGTGCTGGGGcttcctccagccctgcctggctGTGGGAGAGGAAACACcgtgggttttttgtttcttctttcattcaaaagATACTTTTTGAGCTCCCACTACCAGCCAGTGATGCAAGGGGGAGGCTCTCCACCCCacaggaggacagagaggaagggagaacagCAGGCCTGCCCTGCGGGGCTCCCAGTCTTGCCTACTCAATACCTGTCTGGGGGGTGACAGTGGTATCTGCACTCAGCCGTGAGGGCTCTGTCTGCCTCTGGAGCTGATGCGGAAGAAATCTGGGGAAGGAGCCATTTCCTGGAGCCCAGGtccagcccagcctggggctgggggtcaggcAGTGCTGCCCTGTGTTCTGCTCTCAAGGTGAACGACAAGGCAGGGTGATGCCCCGACAACAGCAGCAGCCGGCCGCCAGCTCTGCCAGCTCCCTGAGCTCTCATCGTGGGCCAGGTGCCATTCTCCCCAAGTCCCATGAACCAACTCCATGAATCCTCATAGCGACCGTGGGAGGTGGGCGCTGTTCTTATTCTCTTGTTACAGATCTAGGAATAGGACAAAGGGAAGTGGCTTGCAGGCCAGAGCTTCACTGGGAGGATATGGCAaaggccaggctgccccaggtTTGTGGGCATTGGCTGAAGGTGGTCCAGGTGAGAGACTTTTGGAGCCAGCAGAGGTCTTCCCCGTCAGACAGCAGGTGCAAGGGAGGAGGGCTGCTGAACAGGTGGGAGTGCTGGCTCAAGAGGAAATTTCCAGAAGTCATCTGGAACACAATCCACATGATGATTTTCTTTAGAGAACCGGGGCAGCCCCAGATCTCCAAAGATGAATGTCTGTCAGTTCAGTGCCTGCCTTTCGTTATGCATCTGGACACTGTTACAACTAACACTCGTTTtaaacctagatggcacagcaTGGTATGTTGTTTTGCAGCCTGTACTTGGTGCTGTGCAGTAGGTGGAGGCTGCACCTGCCAGAATGCACTTACCCCGTCCTGTGGCCATGCCACAGGGCGTGCATGCTGGTGCCATGGTCATGCTCACCTCTAGGAGCAGATACCCCCCTGCCAGGGGTAGGAGGGACAGGCCCACTGTGTGTCCCCAACCCCTGTGCCTCCATTGTTCCCCAGTGGAGGAGAGAGTGGACAGGAATGGGATGGTTTGACTCCCAGATGGTGATTGGAGGCTGCTTGTTGAGGCAGGGTCCCGGAAGGGGCCTCAGCATGTGTGCAAAAAGGGGCTCTTTGCATGGGCATTGGGAAGGTCACAGAGCTTGGGCCCCTCTGGGATAACCCAAGGATCGGTTtgacagtgtttgtttttctggggTCAGGTGCCCCATGGCTTGTTCACCTGAGTTCTGGGGGCCAGATCCAGGCTGGGTGGGTCACTGTTTTAGCCGCCCTGCTGTTGGACACGTCTGCTATGCCTCAACTGTTTGCTGTTATGAGAAGTGTTGCTCGAGGCTCCTGGGTGAAGAGGGTGACATTCTCAGGAGAGCTGCTGGGTGCCCTGGTGTTGTGTGTAAAACTGCAGCAgatctgcctccttctccaggccCCGTATCAGCCCACAGTTTGAGCACCATAAGGGAGTGTCTCTTTTTCCACCTTCTCACCAAAcatgtcaaaatatttaatatttgccaGTCTGATGGGTTAAAATGGTAAGTCATCAGAGTTTCCCTGATTCCTAGTGAGGTTGGACACCTGTTCCTGTTATCTGCTGCAACGTAGGTCAACCCTAAGTAACAAATCACCCTTCAACtaagtggtttaaaacaactatttcatTGTATCTCACACTGTCGTGGGTTGAGAATTcaggcagaggtgggcagggcgATTCTTCAGCTCCATGTCCCATCCACTGGGGTCACTTGACAGCATCGGCTGGCACTGGACCTGTCTGGGGACCACCACTGTGCCCCTTCTGACATTCTCTGTAGGTCCCGGCGTTCACAGGGCAGCCAATTCTGGGGGTGTGCGCCCTCCCCACAGAGACTCTTAAAGTGGTGTGGCACCTGGAATCACCCAGACGTCCTTTCGTTGGTTCACAGTCACGTCCCCTTGTCTGCCtgttctctctcctgtttctcttGGGTTGTGTTGGTCTGTAGGAGCACCACTGGTGTCCCAGATTTCTGGGGTAGGAGCAACTCCAGTTCTGGCCCTGGGAGGGGATGGCTGACACAACATGGATTAGAAATAGGGGCTGAGGTCTGGGTGGTGTGGCTGGTCTGGGACCAAGGCTGAGGGCCGGACACTGGCAGTGCCAACAGAGGTAGAAGACCAGCCAACGGTTTGTGGGCAGGGATGCCCGGTGCACTGTGTGACCATCAAGAGGTGTGCGTCAGcaaggtggggccagcctggggaaACCAGGACATGGCTGGTGTGGCTGACCCCGGCCATGGGCACTTGGGACACAGCTTCTTCCTGCCTGGCGGCTCTGTCAGGAGCTCATCAGATGCTGAGTCATCTGTCCCTCACCTGACCGTCAAGTCCGAGGAGGGCAaagaggggctgggcaggagctGGTCTTTGGCTTTGACTCAGccctgcagggagaggaggggtggagCCGCAGGGCTACCTGTCACTgagctcccacctcctccctacTTGGGTCTCCAGCTGTGGTCCCCTCCCTGGTTGTCCAGCCACGGCCTTCTGACCATAGTGGGCTCTAGGCACACATCTGCTGGACTAAAGAATTCGAGTTCCTGACCACAGAACAGTGGCAGCAACCTCTGCTGTAAATGGTTCCTGGtctggggagtgagggagaggactCAGAAAATCAGCCCTCTTGGGCAGTACTGGCCCAGGAAGTCAAGGGTGTCCCCACCCTCCAGTGTACCACACGGTTGGTTGGATACCTTATCTGCTCAGGCGGGTCTGACCACATTCCTGCAGCGTGAGGACTAGCAGTTAGCTTCCTGGAGTGGGAAGGGCTGCCTCCCAGCCTGACTGACTGGCCTGTGAGGCAGCACAAAGATGGGGTCGGAGGTCAGCTGCCCCATAGGTCTCTGTTCATCATCGATGTCCCAAGGATCTCCTATAGGGAACTGGGTTTTCACAGGTCTGCTGGGCCCAGGGGTAGCTGGGAGCCAAGGTTATCAGTTGGGGGTTGCCCAGGGGTAATCTGGGTGACCACAGGGGCCCTCTTGTTATGAACTGCAGGATGGATGTAACTCTGTGCCTCACCATCCTGGCTCCCTGGGAGTACCCCAGGGTGCTGCTGGCCCTGCCTGAATCCCTGTGCTGGGGTCAGGGACGGACCCAGGCCAGCAACTGGCTGGAACTCACACCACCCCCACCTTTGCAGCCATCCGAGTGACCTGCACAGGTTCCTGCAGGGTCTCCACCAAGGCCAATGATGCGTCatgggtggtggaggagggcTACTCGAACAGCGCTCTGTCGCTGGCCGACAAGGGTGAGTCCAGGAGCCTGCCCTCGCCTCACCCCACACAGTGACCCCTTGCTTGAGTGGGACCTGTCTGTCTACCCCACCTCCCCATCTGTACTGGCCCATCCTCTCCCAGGGCTGTGCACCTGCTGGATCTCTCTCCCTGGCAGGCACAGGGCATCACCTGATAGGGGCTGGGTGGCCCAAGGGGGCCCGCTTCCCCTAGTGCTGGATTTGGGTTGGAACagccctgcccccctgcccctcTTTGGGCAAAGCTCTTGTCCCGTCCTTTGCTCAGGCCACAGCCCGGTGCTGCTGTGGTGCTGGAGTCAGAGGCTGGGAGACCCAGCAGCCAGACACAGTGTAAGCTTGTAAGGTTGGCTGCAGTGCCTGCTCCTGTCCTGGGCCCTGTGGTGCTCCGGAGGTCCCCTCTCCATCACACCTCCCTCCTATCTCTGCAGGGAGCCTGCCTGCTGGAGAACACAACTTCCCATTCCAGTTCCTGCTTCCTGGTAAGAGCCCAGCCTGGCCGGGCCTGGTGGGGACAGTTGGTGGGGTGGTGAGTGGGAGGTAGGGGCGGGTGACAGTTAGGTACCAGTCTCTGGTCTCTCTCCAGCTGCAGCGCCCACGTCCTTTGAGGGCCCCTTCGGGAAGATTGTGTACCAGGTGCGGGCCACTATCGACACGCCGCGTTTTTCCAAGGATCACCAGTGTAGCCGCGTGTTCTACATCTTGAGCCCCCTGAACCTGAACAGCATCCCAGACATCGAGGTGAGGATGGGGCCGTAGCCTCCTGGATGGCCTGCACCTTTGCCCTGATGCCCCATCTCCAGCCAGGGTGAGGTGGCCAGGGTCTGGAATAGCAGCAGTCTGTCTGTCCTGAGCTGACTGTGCTGTGTCCAGGGGCAGTGTGTGGCAGGGCTGTGTGGGCTTGTCCAGCGGCTTCAGGGACCCAGCCTCCCACACCCACCAACTCCCTTCCTGGTTTTTCCCCTAAGCAACCCAATGTAGCCTCCACCACCAAGAAGTTCTCCTACAAGCTGGTGAAGACGGGCACCGTGGTCCTCACTGCCAGCACTGACCTCCGTGGCTATGTGGTGGGGCAGGTGCTGCGGCTGCAGGCTGACATCGAGAACCAGTCAGGCAAGGACACCAGCCCTGTGGTGGCCAGTCTGCTGCAGGTCAGAGTCCCCTCTGGCTGCCCAGGTGTGTCCTCacggggctggaggagaggtAAGGGGCTGGCTTTCCCGGGCTCACAGGCTGGCCCTTCCCCAGAAAGTGTCCTATAAGGCCAAGCGCTGGATCTACGATGTGCGGACCATCGCAGAGGTGGAGGGGGCGGGCGTCAAGGCCTGGAGGCGGGCACAGTGGCAAGAGCAGATCCTggtgcctgccctgccccagtcGGCCCTGCCCGGCTGCAGCCTCATCCACGTGGACTACTTCTTGCAGGTGCTCAGGGTAGAGGGAgaggtgtggggggtggggggtgcactGGCCTGGCCACTcacgcctcctcctccccaggtctCCCTGAAGGTGCCTGAAGCCACAGTGACCCTCCCGGTCTTCATCGGCAATATTCCTGTGAATCACGCTCCGCTGAGCCCCCAGCCAGGCCCAAGTCCTCCTCCTGGGGCCCTGTCCCGGGTGGTGCCCTCGGCACCCCcccaggaggaggatgaggcCATGGCCAGTGGCCCCCACCTTGAGGACCCCATCTCCCTCTTCACCAAGAGCCACTCGCAGCAGCAGCCACCACAGGCCGCCTTCGGCTCTGTGCCTGGCGCCCCTGAACTCCGTCCTCAGGATGGCAGCCCTGCTGCCCACCCTTTGCCCCCTCCCTTGTGCATCTCCACAGGTGCCACCATCCCCTACTTTGCAGAGGGCTCAGGGGGCCCGGTGCCCACCACCAGTACCTTGATCCTCCCGCCAGAGTACAGCTCCTGGGGCTACCCCTGTGGTGAGTGGGGGTCTGgggcctggggggcagggagtGCTGCGGGCCCCATGCAGACCTCGCTCTCTCCTCGCAGAGGCCCCGCCGTCCTATGAACAGAGCTGCGGCGGCGGTGCGGACCCTGGTCTGACCCCTGGGAGCTGACCCCTGGGAGCTGGCTCCATGCTGCCTTCTCTGTGCGGGCGGACCTCTGCCCTGGGATCGGGCGCCCAGGGCCTCGTGCCTTTGCTCCCGGCCTGGCCCGGCCCACTCAGGACCCTCCGTTGCCGGGCCACtggcccccccaaccccctctgCAGTCAGCCTCGCCCCAGGGGCCTGGAGAGACGCCGTGTAAATAAAGCGCTTCGTTTGTAAAGCTGGGCACAGGCCGGCTTCTCGGGAGCCCTCCTCCTGGTGGGCGCGCAACAGGCCGAGCCTGGGGGCCTATCCTCGCCCGGCTCCCCTCCTGGGCGCGCGCACCCCCTCCGcggccccctctcccctcccggaTGCGCGCACCCTCTCCACGGCCCGCTCTCCCCTCCCGGATGCGCGcaccccctccccggccccctctcccctcccggaCGCGCACACCCCCTCCTCGGCTCTGGGCCCCTACTCTTTGGAGGTGTCTTGGGCAGGAAGGCGGGCCTGCTGCGGGCGCGCACAGGGCTGGGAAGTTGCGCATGTCGGTTCCCTTTAACCCAGGGCCAGGGCTGGAACTTGGTCTTCTGGTTCTGATTAAGGATAAGCCCTGGGAGCCCAGCTTGCATGTCTGGAGCCTCGgtgttaatttaaaatgtatttctgacATGAGGAGAAGAGAGcccccccccgacccccaaaTCCATTTCCTGAACGCACACCTTGGGCTGGCCCGTCCCGCATCGGTAGTTCTGGGCAGCACAGTTTAGACCTTCTGCCCAGAGGAAATCccgtgggggtgagggggagggcTTGCTGAAGTCCCCTCCACCTGTGGAATTCCCTTACCCTCAAGTCTCAGGTCCCTGCTGGCATCACTGCCACGTCTGGCCCTGAGGGATGCTACTTCTTGTCTCCCATCCAAGTGCCAACACACAAGCCCGCTCCTGACTTCTCCTGTATTTCGAAAGACTCTCGTCAAGGACCCAAGAGCCAATAAAAAGTCCAGGTTCTGCACAGCAATGATTCCCAAAGGGACATCCTGCATGTGTTCCAGTGCAGGGGAGGGCCCGTAAACGCCCAGCGGGGCCAGTGATCCTGGAACctgctttgggaaacactggaaTTGGGGTTAAGATAAGActttgggttcaaattccagctctgccatatGGTGAAAGAGTGACCTTGGGTAGGTGTCTCAGTTACCTTAATCTATAAGAAGCTCATGTGACTATGAGGGAACAGGTCAAGGTCCCCTCCCACCAGTAACATGATAAGTTTATTTCTTGTACGTTTAACAGTCCAGAGGTGGAAGATTTGGGTCTCGTGGCATAGCTGTCATTCTTAAGTTGAGGCTTCCACCTCTGGGTCCAGGGTGGCTGTTCCAATTCACCATCACCCAGCTTATTCAGCCTGCACCTCCCAACTTTTTGGGGGACAGACTGGGAAGTAGGTTGTATCACTTTTGCACACATCCCACTGGCCACTCCTTACAGTTGGAAACGTGCTCTGTAGCCAGGCAACCATGTACCTAGAACCTGTAGCCTCATTGTTGAACGGAAAATCTGCCTGGGTTCGAATCTTGTCTCTGCCTCTTGACAGCTGTGTGTTCTTGAAGGCACTCCCTTGCTTCAGTTTGCTCAGGTACAGAATGTGGATAAAAACAGTGTCCGCCTCTCAGGACTGAGCTGATGATGCTAACAGAGTTAACAGGTCATGCTGAGAACAGCACCTGACGTGAGTGATCAGTGATCACACAAGGGTAGGGTGAGTTAGGCTGATGGTGCACAATGAGGGCGTAGCCTACTTCTGACACATTCACTTATGGTTGCTATTTGCCTGTTAAACAATTTTTCTCCACAtctaaactcatttattcattcaacaaatacttattgtgtCTCCTGCACGCCAAGATTGTTCTACACACAAGggaacacaaaacaaaacccccttacatcctagtggggaagacagacaccACTACCATGGAGGATCATGGAGTAAAACAAAGAGGTTCTGGGGTGCAGCATCCTTTTAAAGGAGGTAGGAAGGAAAGTCTTTCTGTGAAGAAGTGGTATTTAAGATCCAAGGACGGTGGAGAAGTGAGCCACACAGATACCTGAGAGAAAAGGGACAGACTAGGGCCCAAGGcaggagtggagaggagaggatggtgcCAGAGAGGTAGGCGTGGGTGAAAGCAGGTCAGGTTGGGCTGTGCAGGGCACAGAAGTCGATTGCTCCTGAGCCTCCTGTCCCGAGGCTCCAGACAGAGCTTGGGGTCCCTAGCCTGTCATCAACTGACTTTGGTTGCCCCAAAGAAACCTGGGAAGGTTTCCTTGGTACCCAGGGTagtccatttcctcctctgcaccTGTGTGGATCATCAATGCCCAAGTCAGTGGAATAATTTTCCTAGAGTCTGTCTCCCATGAGACTGAGCACTTGTGGGGAGGGGAGCGGTGCACAGATTATCCTTTGAGTCAAGGCCTCTTCAGCTCTTCTTGTGAACATTGGCTAGAGAACCCCAACTCCCAGGGTATGGGAGAAACAGGTCTGGCAGTGTGGAGCGGGTGGCCTAAGCCAGTTTATGTGCTGCTGTCCAGTGAAGGCTGCATGGTCTGCAGGAAAGGTTTTGCCCTGTGCATAACTGGCTGGCAGGCAGGGAGCTTGGGGCGCTCAGGGAGGCCGCCCAGCACCCCACAATGGGGGCAATCCTCCCATTGGGACATTCCCCACCCTACCCTCGGCCTTCCCAGTCAGGACACTGTCCCCAGCCAGGGCACACCCTCCTAGTGAGGCACCTTCCCTAATCAGGGCATCCTCTCCCACAATCTGGACATGCCTCCTGGCTGGAGGATTCCCGACCTGGGGCATTCCCCCTAATAGGGGCAGATCCCTACCCGGAGCACTCCCAATGGAGGCAACCCTTCCCCTTGACACATCCTCCCAAGCTGGGGCAGTCCTCCCCATTGGGACATTACCCTCGCCCTCCTTAGGGCAGCCTTTTCCGTCAGGACATTGTCCCCAGCAGGcacgaccccccccccccccagctggAGCAACCCTCAGCTATGGCATTCCCCTAACCGGAGCACCCTCAACTACCGCTGTCTCCCTAACTGGGCACCCCCATAACTGGAGCAACCCCCAGCTAGGGCATTCCCCCTAACCGGCACCCTCATAACTGGAGCACACCCCCGCCCAGCCGAGCACTCCCACAACCGGAGCAACCCCCAGCTTGGGCGTTCCCCCCAACTGGGCACCCCCATAACCAGACCACTCCCATAGCCGCGCACCCCCAAACCGGGGCAACCCCCTTGCTGGGCACCCCCGTAACCGGACCGCCGCGTCCCCCGCCGGGCACTCCCCCCAACCGAGGCACCGCCCTCGGACGCAAGTCAGGGTCCGCCTTCCGCGAAGGCCGAGGAATCGATGTGTGTCCGGGGTTAGAGGTCAGGGGTCCTTCTCCACCCCGGCCAGCCCACCAGAGTGCCTATGGAGAACGAGAGGACGTTGACGAAAGCCCGAGGACTACGTCCGGCCGCCGCTACGGCTCCGGAAGGCCGcccctcccggccccgcccctcaccCAGCCGGCGGCGCGCCTGCTTCCGGCCGGCGCAGGCCCGCCCGCGGACGCTGCACGTCCGGCCGCAGCGCGcaggcgcgggcgcgggcgcagGCGCAGACGCGcgcggccggccccgccccgccctgggCCGCGAGGCGCGGGCGGGGCGATGGCgcgcgggaggggcggggccacgCTGCGGGCCCGGGCCATGGCCGCCGCCGACGCCGAGGTGAGCAGCGGGCCGGCGGCcgcgggcgggggcggcgggggcgcgggccggCGCGGCGGGGGGCGCGCGCCGGGCGGGAGGGGCgccgggcggcggggcgcgggccggcctcctcccccgcctcccccgccgCCGCCTCAGGCCGAGGCCGGGCCGAGGCCGCCGGGCGTCCGGGCCGCGCTGCGCCGGGCGCGCTTTGTGCGGGGCGGGCGGGCGAGGCCGGCGGGGAGGACCAGCCGCCCGCGccggcccgcgccccgcgccggCCCGCGGAGCGCGGAGGACAAAAGGGAAAGTGGGGCGCGCCGGCCAACTTGGGGCGCCGCGGCGGCGAGGCTGCGGTCCCGGCCGCTCCCGGCCCGCTGACCTTCCGCTCTGCTGCGAGCGGGATGGCCCCGTCTTGCCGGAAAGTTGGCGGGCCCGGCGCGCTGCTGCCCGGCGGTGCCGCCCGGCCCGGCCGCTGTCAGG
Above is a genomic segment from Equus przewalskii isolate Varuska chromosome 26, EquPr2, whole genome shotgun sequence containing:
- the ARRDC1 gene encoding arrestin domain-containing protein 1 isoform X1; protein product: MGRVQLFEVRLRHGRVVYSPGEPLAGAVRVRLGAALPFRAIRVTCTGSCRVSTKANDASWVVEEGYSNSALSLADKGSLPAGEHNFPFQFLLPAAAPTSFEGPFGKIVYQVRATIDTPRFSKDHQCSRVFYILSPLNLNSIPDIEQPNVASTTKKFSYKLVKTGTVVLTASTDLRGYVVGQVLRLQADIENQSGKDTSPVVASLLQKVSYKAKRWIYDVRTIAEVEGAGVKAWRRAQWQEQILVPALPQSALPGCSLIHVDYFLQVSLKVPEATVTLPVFIGNIPVNHAPLSPQPGPSPPPGALSRVVPSAPPQEEDEAMASGPHLEDPISLFTKSHSQQQPPQAAFGSVPGAPELRPQDGSPAAHPLPPPLCISTGATIPYFAEGSGGPVPTTSTLILPPEYSSWGYPCGEWGSGAWGAGSAAGPMQTSLSPRRGPAVL
- the ARRDC1 gene encoding arrestin domain-containing protein 1 isoform X3 gives rise to the protein MGSEVSCPIGLCSSSMSQGSPIGNWVFTAIRVTCTGSCRVSTKANDASWVVEEGYSNSALSLADKGSLPAGEHNFPFQFLLPAAAPTSFEGPFGKIVYQVRATIDTPRFSKDHQCSRVFYILSPLNLNSIPDIEQPNVASTTKKFSYKLVKTGTVVLTASTDLRGYVVGQVLRLQADIENQSGKDTSPVVASLLQKVSYKAKRWIYDVRTIAEVEGAGVKAWRRAQWQEQILVPALPQSALPGCSLIHVDYFLQVSLKVPEATVTLPVFIGNIPVNHAPLSPQPGPSPPPGALSRVVPSAPPQEEDEAMASGPHLEDPISLFTKSHSQQQPPQAAFGSVPGAPELRPQDGSPAAHPLPPPLCISTGATIPYFAEGSGGPVPTTSTLILPPEYSSWGYPCEAPPSYEQSCGGGADPGLTPGS
- the ARRDC1 gene encoding arrestin domain-containing protein 1 isoform X2 is translated as MGRVQLFEVRLRHGRVVYSPGEPLAGAVRVRLGAALPFRAIRVTCTGSCRVSTKANDASWVVEEGYSNSALSLADKGSLPAGEHNFPFQFLLPAAAPTSFEGPFGKIVYQVRATIDTPRFSKDHQCSRVFYILSPLNLNSIPDIEQPNVASTTKKFSYKLVKTGTVVLTASTDLRGYVVGQVLRLQADIENQSGKDTSPVVASLLQKVSYKAKRWIYDVRTIAEVEGAGVKAWRRAQWQEQILVPALPQSALPGCSLIHVDYFLQVSLKVPEATVTLPVFIGNIPVNHAPLSPQPGPSPPPGALSRVVPSAPPQEEDEAMASGPHLEDPISLFTKSHSQQQPPQAAFGSVPGAPELRPQDGSPAAHPLPPPLCISTGATIPYFAEGSGGPVPTTSTLILPPEYSSWGYPCEAPPSYEQSCGGGADPGLTPGS